The genomic DNA GGATCAGAGCACAGCCTGATGGTGCTGCTGActacactctctctccctctctttctctcccgctcactctctctctctctcagcctctctccctcttctgtGGCTCCCTCGCTTTCCAgcctcactcactctcacacaccctcacacacagtctctcGCACCTTCATTCCTCCACACCGCTGCAGATATGGCCGAGTCTTTCGTTGGCACATGGAACCTCAAGGAGTCCGACAAATTTGATGAGTACATGAAGGAGCTGGGTAAGTgtgctttctttaaaaaaaaaaaaacatgagtacAGTGTGAGCGTGAGAGTAAAGTGCGCATGCGTGTTTAGGAGGAGAGGATGCAGTGGTGCCAGTGCTGCATGTGAGCACATGTGAAAATGGGGCtgaggagatttttttttaaaaagaaaaaaggcgtGTGTGTTTAAACAGTTTAAGTAGCTGCTACTGCAGGGTGTGGAACTAAGTAAaaatgcagacagagagagacaatggAGGGGTAAATAAGGGAGGAATCAAAATGAGGAATGAAGAACacttagaagaagaagaaggagggtgGGAAAAAGGGGaatagagacagagaaagagaagaagggaagaaagcaggaaaggagaggaagagtggTTGACCGCATGGCCTAAGTGctgaaaaagagggaggggCTCTTTCTTAGCGGAGGAATGAAAATCAACCCCACTGTGAGAAACTCAGAATGGTCAGcagctggcacacacacacacacacacacacacacacacacacacacacacacacacacacttgagtgTAATGTGGGTGACCTTAGCTGAAAGCGGGTCATTGTTTGCGGCCATGGGAGAGGTTGAATGTTACGATGGTCTCGATGCGAATGGAACAAGAATGTGCAGATAAAGTGAGTTTCaaaacatctcacacacacacacacacacacacacacacacacacacacacactcacacagtcatacacgtactgcagtctgtgtgtgtgagtgtgtgatggGGGCAGGTGTAGGGATTTTAACAGCTGTGAAGAATAACACTTAACTATTTGACTTTATGagcgtgtgagagagagagagagagagagagagagagagagattcacaCCCAGTGACCTCAGAGACATATTACCTTTGACCTGTCTGCCCTGGTCACCATAGAAACCAGAGACCCTTCAACCTCTAACCCCGATCTTCTTGATCAACGAggcatctgcacacacacacacacacccaaagtGGTTTTCGCGGTATTGATTGTGGGGAAAGACGCTGTCAGCTTGAGAAAGAGCAGATTATTTGCTTGCTTGTCTAAGAAAGGGTGTGAGTCACTGTTAGCCAATGAAATTAACTCTCCTGATCCGTCATGAAGTCACACAcatgtgagcacacacacatatatacacacccACCCTAAAAGGAAAACCAGTAATAATGTTCATGACATGCATGCCCAGACAGGCAGTCAGGTCAACGAGACCCTGCATTGTTTGAAGAACATGCTGCAGGTTTGGACAGTAATCAAATAGAGATTAGAGAGTGTGACAGTTGAAGGAGACCTAAAGGGCAAATCCATTAGTGCTGTTCACAACTTTTCTCAGTATACACCACTTAATACTTACCCTCTGGTAATATTAATCATGgagacatttacagtaatttgtGAATGAATGAGACCATTCAACAGCCTTTTAacacatatataaatgaaaGACTCGAGGGATGTTGGTTGGGCAGATCACCGCTTGTTATAGAGTTAATATCTCTGCAGTTTTTAGATGGATTATTATCAAATTTTGTGCATATATTCACATATCTCGGAGCATGATTCTTACTGACTTTGTTGATCCTCTGACTTATCATCtagcgccaccagcaggtcaacgTTTTATCAGTCTAACATGAACAAACGACATTCCCATCATCCTCAGGTGTTTAGTGTGTGTACTGCTAACTTGCATGGAGCTTAGTTTAGCTACGCGCAGTTGACGGAAGGCGTCGtcatgtttgtttgatttgttcGTCTGTTCAAGGCAGCAGTATACCCACCCCACCCCGTCCAAACACATTACAATACCCATGcgtctttgttttttctccaggtGTTGGTTTTGCTACACGTAAGGTGGGCAACCTGACCAAGCCCACCACTATTATCGCAGTGGACGGCGACAAGGTGACAGTGAAGACTCAAAGCACCATTAAGAACACAGAGCTCAGTTTCAAGCTGGGAGAGGAGTTCGACGAGACCACCGCCGACGACAGGAAGGTcaaggtgagaaaaaaaaaatacaaaagtgtCCAAAAATATATGACAATCATGAGGATGATGGATGGCCTTCGAATTTtcagaggtggaggtgggtCAGTGAGGAGTCGGGGGGGTGAGAGGTGATTGTCAGACAAGATGGATTGGTCGTAATGCGGAAACAAAATTAGATCGAAGCCACAGCAACCTCAGAAAAATGAGATCAGCTGATGCCTCACTTGTTGGAAACAAGCCGCAGACAGGAAATGTACTCGTTTCTGGGTCATTGCGAGTCAAATCAATTCTTACTGAGTCGCAACtctccacacacaaaaaatgtggcGAGCCCCTACAAAACCACTTAAAGAAGATGTTTCTTTGGTACTACGGATATCAAAAGTACTTTTTATAAAGACCCACAtgaatgttattattatattattattatatattgcCTTAAAGTGACACTAAGTAAGTTTTGGAAGAAGAAGTAACACATTGTTTCTCTTATATATGAAAGCTGaatttacaacaaataaaactcaGCATTACTCACTTTAATACATTCGGGGGTTTTGCTGCTACAGCCTCACTTGGTCTGATATGACTAGTGgcaaatgttaataaagtttaGATCGAGTAAATATACCTACATTCCACCAGTGCACCAAGCATTGCTCACTGATATGATCTAGTATGTAAACTTGACTGTAATTCATTccctttgtttctctctttttgcttCAGTCCCTTGTGACAATAGATGGTGGAAAGATGGTGCACGTACAGAAGTGGGACGGCAAAGAGACCAGTCTGGTCCGGGATGTCAGCGGAAACGCTCTCACACTGGTCAATgctcaattaaaacaaattcataCTTATATGTGTGCCTGCTTTGATGCAtctgtgtgcatttttgttgtatttgaacttttcttctctctccatcACAGACACTCACAATGGGAAATGTCGTATGCACACGTCGCTACGAGAAGGCAGAGTAAAACAACACTGagccccctcccctctccaaCTTACATCAGCTGAAGCCCTCCACCCCCTAACTCCTATAACACCATCTCAAAGCCACACTAAGCAAACTCCTTGTAAGGGTGCTGATTCCTTCAATGTTCCTGCTTCCTCTATGTTCAGTATTAACGTTACTGCTGACTGTGGCCCCTTCCCTACAGCCACCGTTtctccctgtctttctctttaTACTGTTGTTCATTCTACTGtaagaaacactgaataaattccaatgatttgttgttgttttctctctttaaaactCAAGGGGCCACATGCGTAAAACTCTGTAGATTCATGACTAAATCTGTGTGTACGCACAAAGCCACAAACACGCATACGCATTCTTTTCTTCAGATTTATTACAGTGTGTACGCACGGTTGTGTTTTATAAAGCTCAGTCATCGAGGGCGCAAGTGCACAAGCCTCATTTTCCAATCGCACAATTAGTCATAAGTGGATTAAGACACACCTTTTAACCAACTGTTTTCATATCAACATGCTCCACCAGACTTTACACCTCTCAATGAAACAAGTGAGAAAGGAGATGTGTAGTTTCACAGATTGTGTTTCACTGGTGAGGTTCTGCAACAGCTTAACAGCTGTCATTACACGTAACCGTTATGCACAGCTGTGTGGTTCTTATAGCGTCCATATGGACCTGTAAACCATCTCAGAAATGTGATCTGTTTATGGCTCTCATATCTGA from Scomber scombrus chromosome 16, fScoSco1.1, whole genome shotgun sequence includes the following:
- the fabp3 gene encoding fatty acid-binding protein, heart — encoded protein: MAESFVGTWNLKESDKFDEYMKELGVGFATRKVGNLTKPTTIIAVDGDKVTVKTQSTIKNTELSFKLGEEFDETTADDRKVKSLVTIDGGKMVHVQKWDGKETSLVRDVSGNALTLTLTMGNVVCTRRYEKAE